The segment GTCACCTTATCAGCCAGAGGGTTGCATTCAGGTTGTCTTCAGTTCAGATTTTGTAATGAGGCACAAATTCCAACTTTTCCACTTTTGACACGTCATTTGCGGCAGATAAAGTCAAACAAATTGGCCTTCATTTCTCTGGTTTTCCTGTGGAGTTGCGGACCACCAGTTCCACCGGAAGCATCATCCTTTGACCCGGCAAAGCGTCCCCATCGGTGAGGGAAATGATCAGGTTGATGGCCGTTTCTCCAAGCTGGTACAGCGGTTGCCGGATGGTGGTGAGGCGCGGATGCACCCAGTTGGCCATCGGGATGTCATCGAAGCCCACCAGAGACACATCCTCGGGGATCCTGAGGCCCCTGCGACCTGCAGCTTCCATCACACCAAAAGCCATGGCGTCTGAAATGGCAAAAATGGCAGTGGGAGGCTCTGGAAGGTCCAGCAAGCGCTCGGCAGCCTGAAAACCGCTGGGCTGGGAGTAGTCCCCGTGCACCATCAGGTCAGGATCAATGGGCAAACCGTTTTCCCTGAGCACCTCCTGATAACCAGAGAGGCGTTCCAGATGGGCTCTGGAATAGGTTCCACCCACAAAAGCAATCCGTTTGTGCCCGAGGTCCACCAGATGCTGGGTGCCCAGCCTGCCTCCGGTGTGGTTGTCCACATCAATGGAAGGCAAAGGGGTTTCGATGAGGCCGTGGTCCAGCGTGATCACTGGAATGTGGGTGTCTTGCAAGAAAGACAGGTAGGTCTGTTCGGCTCTGGGCAAAAGCACCAGAATCCCATCGGCAAGGCCAGTGGCCAGAGCCTGAATGCGCCGGAGTTCCCGTTCTTCGTCGTCGCTGGTGGTGCAGACCAGCAAATCCCAGTGCTGACGGTCTGCAGCATCCCCAGCACCACGCAGAATTTCACCGATGTACAGGGTGTAATTGGAGTTCAATTTGGGCACCACCAGACCAATGGTGCGGGTGCGCCCGGAAGCCAGGTTGCGGGCCGAACGGTTGGCCACATATCCGGTTTCCTGAATCACTTCCAGAATGCGTTGCCGGGTGTCCTCTGCCACGCCTTTCTTTCCATTGATGACGTTGGACACGGTCATTTTTGAAACTCCAGCAATGCGGGCAATTTCACTGAGGGTGATGGCAGGTTTGGTCATGGGATTCCTCTTGCAGATTGGCTTGCCAGAACAGGCTGGAGATTGAACGGAGCATACAAAAAAGCTTGATGTTGTGCTGATTGTTACTGTACACAATTTGAAGACCCAAAAAGCATTTTCTGCTTGCTCAAACACCACCCGATCCAAAACCTGTATATGGGAGATGCTCTGGCTTGATCGTGTTCAGCTCTGGTGGGCTTTCCTCAGCAAAAAGTCCCGGAAATGTTCCGGGACTTTGAAGCTCTGGAGAAACTCAGGGGTTCTGAACCAGTTTGAAGTCGTCAAAGATCAGGTCGTAACTGTCTCCTGCTTGCCCAACAGCTTCCAGAATCTGCAGCATGGCAGCGTAATTGGTGACTGGAGCAGTGAAGGTGTAGCTGAATGTTTGAGGTGTGGTGGTCAGGTTGGCTTTGGCATCAAGGTACCTCTGGTAACTGCCACCTTTTTCACCCACAATCACCGGAACGCTGATGTTTTTGGAAGCCGAACCGGTGAAGGTCAGGGTGTAAGACTTGCCAGAGAACACCGGAACGTTTTCCTGCATGAACTGGATGTGCCAGTCGTTGGCAGGATCCACGTGGGCCACTGCAAGTTTGAACTTGCCATCCACAATGCTGTTGACCACACCGTTGTTGCCATTTTCCCAGAAGGACCAGTAGTCAGAGCCTGCCACACCACCAATGCCGGGAGCAGCGGGGTCGGTTGCAGAGAAATCACCGTTGTAAATCAGGTTGCCATCGGCCTTGGGTTGACGGATGGCGATGTCGCCCACCGCTTTCACGGACACGTTGTCAATCCAGACGGTGTTGGTTCCAGCATTGCCAAGGTTGAATTCCAGTCTTGCAGCAGCATCGCTGGTGGCCAGCATGTCAAATTTCAGGGTTTTGCGTTCTTTGGTGGTGCCCACAGCCACGGTCTGCTCACCCGAGTAAGCAGCGTATCCACGGTCGGGACCGCCACCCACTTTGACCATGATGTTGCGGGCAGCACTGGCCCAGATGTCAAAGCTGACTTCGTACTTCTTGAGGTTCTGGATGTTGATGCCGTCCTGACGGACCTGCACACCGTAGCTCACGGTGCCAGGTTTGGTGATGTCCACTTTCAGGGCTTTGCCGTTGGCAGCATCGTTGGAGAAAGCCATGGCAGCATCGTCGGTGTTGTAAGAGGTCCAGAAGTGCGATTGATCTGCTCCGGCAAGGGTGGTGGTGGTGGCGTCAATGCGTGGATCGTTGGCAGCCCAGTCGAAAGAAGGGTTGTAAATCAAGTTGCCATCTTCCAGAGGGGGACGTGCAGGTTTGGGCGTCCATGGGTAGGTCATGTCTGGACGGGGACCGGGGTTGCGGTTTTCATCAGGCAGAGACCAGACTTTGACGTAATCCACCAGCATTTCGGCTTTGGTTGGGGTGTTGGCATCGGGGTTGCCATCGAAGTTTCCGCCCACAGCCAGGTTGAGCAACAGGTAGAAAGGCTTGTCAAAAGGTGCAGGCCAGGCGTTCAGGTCTGCGTCGCTCTTGGGTGGGTTGGCTTTGGAGCTCCACCACTGGGTGCGGGTGGCAGCCAGTTTGCCGTCCACAAACCATTTGATTTCGTTGGAACGCCACTCAAGGGTGTAGGTGTGCCACTCGTCAATGCGTCCAGCATTGGGGAACTCGAACTCCTCACCAGAGTAGACGTTGTTGGGCCACATGCCCCCGTAGTGGATGGTGTGGGCCACTTTGCCGGGTTTGCTGCCCCAGGCTTCCATGATGTCGATTTCACCGTTGGCGGCCCAGGTGCCGTAGGGGTTGTCTGGTTGGTCCTCGGGCAGCATCCAGATGGCGGGCCAGAGGCCTTTTCCAGCAGGCAATTTTGCACGGATCTCAAATTTGCCGTAAGTGCGGCTGAATTTCCCAGCAGTGCGGATGCGCCCCGAGGTCCAGGTGAAATCCTGCATGGTGCCGTTGGCATCGCCTTTGTAGTTCTCTTTGAGGGCTGTGATCACCAGGTTGCCATCTTTGAGGCTGACGTTCTGGGCACGGTCGGTGTAGTATTCCAGTTCGTTGTTGCCCCACCCTGCAACATATCCGGCACCAGAGCCGAAACCGTTGCCAAGCTGGTAACCCCATTTGGTGGTGTCGAGGGCTGCACCATCAAAGTTGTCTTCCCAGAGCGCGGTGGAAACCGTGACAGAAACGGGAGCAGAGGTGGTGACTTGATCTGCAGTGTCGTACACCTTGGCCGTGAAGGTGGTGTCGGTGGTGATGGTGCTGTCAACACTGTAGGGAGCTGTGGTGT is part of the Deinococcus misasensis DSM 22328 genome and harbors:
- a CDS encoding LacI family DNA-binding transcriptional regulator, with the translated sequence MTKPAITLSEIARIAGVSKMTVSNVINGKKGVAEDTRQRILEVIQETGYVANRSARNLASGRTRTIGLVVPKLNSNYTLYIGEILRGAGDAADRQHWDLLVCTTSDDEERELRRIQALATGLADGILVLLPRAEQTYLSFLQDTHIPVITLDHGLIETPLPSIDVDNHTGGRLGTQHLVDLGHKRIAFVGGTYSRAHLERLSGYQEVLRENGLPIDPDLMVHGDYSQPSGFQAAERLLDLPEPPTAIFAISDAMAFGVMEAAGRRGLRIPEDVSLVGFDDIPMANWVHPRLTTIRQPLYQLGETAINLIISLTDGDALPGQRMMLPVELVVRNSTGKPEK
- a CDS encoding carbohydrate binding domain-containing protein is translated as MKRKTQIMFGLGLTLALVACGTSTKPDTKPTITLDATPTSLPKGGGKVTLTATVKDDKGIKKVEFYNGGATPFATDTTAPYSVDSTITTDTTFTAKVYDTADQVTTSAPVSVTVSTALWEDNFDGAALDTTKWGYQLGNGFGSGAGYVAGWGNNELEYYTDRAQNVSLKDGNLVITALKENYKGDANGTMQDFTWTSGRIRTAGKFSRTYGKFEIRAKLPAGKGLWPAIWMLPEDQPDNPYGTWAANGEIDIMEAWGSKPGKVAHTIHYGGMWPNNVYSGEEFEFPNAGRIDEWHTYTLEWRSNEIKWFVDGKLAATRTQWWSSKANPPKSDADLNAWPAPFDKPFYLLLNLAVGGNFDGNPDANTPTKAEMLVDYVKVWSLPDENRNPGPRPDMTYPWTPKPARPPLEDGNLIYNPSFDWAANDPRIDATTTTLAGADQSHFWTSYNTDDAAMAFSNDAANGKALKVDITKPGTVSYGVQVRQDGINIQNLKKYEVSFDIWASAARNIMVKVGGGPDRGYAAYSGEQTVAVGTTKERKTLKFDMLATSDAAARLEFNLGNAGTNTVWIDNVSVKAVGDIAIRQPKADGNLIYNGDFSATDPAAPGIGGVAGSDYWSFWENGNNGVVNSIVDGKFKLAVAHVDPANDWHIQFMQENVPVFSGKSYTLTFTGSASKNISVPVIVGEKGGSYQRYLDAKANLTTTPQTFSYTFTAPVTNYAAMLQILEAVGQAGDSYDLIFDDFKLVQNP